The Colias croceus chromosome 18, ilColCroc2.1 genome has a window encoding:
- the LOC123699473 gene encoding egl nine homolog 1, which yields MNQEGVLACCAVCKEQTHRRCARCLNVYYCNTEHQRQDWRRHKSECAPKLQKQGSRNVAETETSHSVEQLKKTQTIQINNVVGVNDKEDKLKSAGSDTRRLKKSKRKSLSKEGSDTIIDNKNSSTPEVVAQNSESQQKETALKNNSVISSVVYTNKDVSKVSAITHEGSSEQEILSEKAQQLNTVDFSAAGTSNVLKAVNRSEMKVPALPSYTGEQPTKIKEYPEASLKGSSAPFNNMVNSYYMDPNDPNYDICQRVIRDMTQYGVCVLNNFLGKERGLLVLNEVLEMYRSGIFTAGQLVSNPGSTEAQTIRSDRITWIDGKEPHCYHIGQLISQVDNIILKANKMANNGKMGNYIINGRTKAMVACYPGSGSHYVKHVDNPNKDGRCITAIYYLNLDWDVKRCGGLLRVFPEGTNQVADIAPIFDRMLFFWSDRRNPHEVQPAFATRYAITLWYFDAQEREEALRNYKRVQPSSSK from the exons ATGAATCAAGAAGGCGTACTCGCTTGTTGCGCCGTTTGCAAAGAGCAAACTCATCGTAGATGCGCTCGCTGtcttaatgtttattattgtaatacagAACATCAAAGACAGGACTGGCGGAGACATAAAAGTGAATGTGCACCAAAGTTACAAAAACAAGGTTCCCGTAACGTAGCAGAAACTGAAACTTCTCACTCCGTTGAACAGTTAAAGAAAACccaaacaatacaaataaataacgtGGTAGGAGTAAATGATAAGGAAGACAAATTGAAATCTGCGGGTAGTGATACTAGACGATTGAAAAAGTCAAAAAGAAAAAGTTTGAGTAAAGAGGGTAGTGATACTATCATTGATAACAAAAATTCCTCCACACCTGAAGTCGTTGCTCAGAACAGTGAAAGTCAACAAAAAGAAACTgctttaaaaaacaatagtgtaatTTCTAGTGTAGTTTATACTAATAAAGACGTGTCGAAAGTGAGTGCCATCACCCACGAAGGTTCCTCAGAACAAGAGATATTGAGTGAGAAAGCCCAACAATTAAACACGGTGGATTTTTCAGCAGCCGGTACTTCAAATGTTTTGAAGGCCGTAAATAGGAGTGAGATGAAGGTGCCCGCTCTGCCCAGTTACACTGGAGAGCAGCCGACTAAAATAAAGGAATACCCAGAAGCTTCCCTAAAAGGTAGTAGTGCTCCTTTCAACAACATGGTGAACAGTTATTATATGGATCCCAATGACCCCAACTATGACATCTGTCAAAGGGTGATAAGGGACATGACTCAGTATGGAGTGTGTGTTTTGAACAATTTTCTTGGTAAGGAGCGAGGACTCTTAGTGTTAAATGAAGTGCTAGAAATGTATAGATCCGGTATATTTACA GCTGGTCAACTGGTGTCGAACCCCGGTAGCACGGAGGCGCAGACGATACGCAGCGACAGGATCACGTGGATAGACGGCAAGGAGCCCCACTGCTATCATATAGGACAACTAATTAGTCAA GTGGACAACATAATCCTGAAAGCAAACAAAATGGCGAATAACGGAAAAATGGGAAACTACATAATCAATGGAAGGACGAAG GCAATGGTAGCGTGCTATCCAGGGTCTGGAAGCCATTACGTGAAACATGTAGACAACCCCAATAAGGACGGTCGCTGTATCACCGCTATATACTATTTGAATCTCGACTGGGACGTCAAGCGGTGCGGGGGGTTGCTCAG AGTATTCCCGGAAGGCACGAACCAGGTGGCAGACATAGCGCCAATCTTCGACAGGATGCTGTTCTTCTGGTCGGACAGACGGAACCCGCACGAAGTGCAACCTGCCTTCGCGACCAG
- the LOC123699474 gene encoding dynein regulatory complex protein 9-like, with the protein MPRLRIASAVQENWIRDDKSDQKESIEQETFLQDISINEEDDYPVNNETKLFTLSYLQASLFASVVEDIITQIRILVECNNELRIIKTMSDMKLLLALKYRVVQPKVTDELTSIDPKNLDCNEYKLNKLDADRKFFANAMATIYVDLSLHNRYEALKDTVNAMVGVLEYRVAIAEEEIKNRGIRHECNKQLRQQRNHIKSVIYDTNATIEKLKNKVEDATLNAETESRYIENWQRARTEQHLQTIHDTEENPSRTIEYYKQRTDHEQRVHTEVELLINIIINETLEKVEDWMNKYDKDMEGIDLKIQIKKNEYQNMYDRRVNLEQTIENHDKLMKDWIHFKEEREKARLYREKMTKSAITVQAWWRGLLVRRQLGPYKVAKKPKGAGAKKK; encoded by the exons ATGCCTCGTCTTCGTATAGCAAGTGCTGTACAGGAAAACTGGATTCGGGATGATAAAAGCGATCAAAAG GAATCGATTGAACAAGAAACATTCTTACAAGATATATCAATCAATGAGGAAGATGATTATCCTGTCAATAATGAAACGAAactatttac TTTATCGTATCTGCAAGCTTCTCTGTTCGCTTCTGTGGTTGAAgatattattacacaaatccgTATTCTTG TTGAGTGTAACAATGAATTACGGATTATCAAGACAATGTCGGATATGAAGTTACTTCTAGCCCTAAAGTATAGAGTGGTTCAACCGAAAGTAACCGATGAGTTAACTTCTATCGACCCCAAAAACTTGGATTGCAATGAATACAAGTTGAACAAATTGGATGCGGATAG AAAATTCTTCGCCAACGCAATGGCTACGATTTACGTCGACTTGTCGCTGCACAATAGATACGAAGCTCTGAAGGATACGGTGAATGCCATGGTTGGGGTGCTCGAGTATCGAGTTGCTATTGCAGAAGAAGAGATTAAAAATAGagg aatTCGACACGAATGCAATAAACAATTGCGCCAGCAGCGTAACCACATCAAGTCTGTTATCTATGATACTAATGCTACAATAGAAAAACTGAAGAACAAAGTTGAA GATGCAACTCTGAACGCCGAAACTGAGAGTCGCTACATCGAAAACTGGCAACGCGCGCGAACAGAACAACATCTCCAAACTATACATGATACTGAGGAAAATCCGTCACGTACTATAGAATATTATAAGCAAAGAACCGACCACGAGCAGAGAGTGCACACTGAAGTCGAGCTGTtgattaacattattataaat GAAACTTTAGAAAAAGTTGAAGATTGGATGAATAAGTACGATAAGGATATGGAAGGTATAGatcttaaaatacaaattaagaaaaacgaatatcaaaatatgtatgaTCGACGAGTTAACCTTGAACAAACG ATCGAGAATCACGACAAGCTGATGAAGGACTGGATTCACTTCAAAGAAGAACGCGAGAAGGCAAGATTGTATCGTGAAAAGATGACCAAGTCCGCCATTACCGTGCAAGCCTGGTGGAGAGGTCTGCTCGTGCGCCGGCAACTCGGACCCTACAAAGTTGCTAAGAAACCCAAAGGAGCTGGTGCGAAGAAGAAGtag